ACAGTATTTGGCCGAGTTCTTTTTCAATAGCAAATCAATCGCGATAATGGCCACGCCGACGCCCGCACCGAAAATAATATAATTCCAATCCAAATTATGGCTGAAGATGCCTTGGGCCAGCGTAGTCATCAAGGTTGCCTGCGGTGCGGACAAAACCTGACTTTCATCCATGCCGCCCCGCGGCATAGCGCCGACAAAGCCGTAGGCTTCGTACAATAAATTCAGTACCGGGGCAATAGCAAAGGCGCCGACAATACAGCCTAAAAATAGAGCTGCCTGCTGCTTCCAGGGCGTAGCGCCAACGATGTAACCGGTTTTCAAATCCTGCAGGTTATCGTTTGAAATAGCAGCAATGCTGACAATTACGCTGGTCGTAAAAATAGCTAAGGCAATCGCGAATTTACCGCCTGCTTCGGTAGCGAACAGACCCACCGCCGAACCTATTCCCAATATCACAAGCGAAGATATAATAATGCCCAATATGCCAATCCCTGAAATCGGACTAGCCGATGTACCGATTAATCCGGCCATGTAGCCACACGCTGCGGCTACAAAGAATCCCATAAAGACAGAAACGGCAACGCCGGCAACAACAAAAATCCCCGTGCTGGCTGCGGAGAGATTGGCCTCGGCGATAAAAGAGTAGAAGGTTCCCACTAAACCGATGACAATTATACCAAATACGATTGCTGTCGTTTGCGGCGACAAATCCGTATCCATGCGGTGCAGCCTTTTTCCCGTTCCCGCACGGCTCATAGCCTGAATCGAAAGGCGCATTCCGTCAACAATGGGCTTTAACAACGTAAGCAACGTCCAAATGGCAGCAATCCCAATCGTTCCTGCACCGATAAGCCGAACTTTCTGGGCCCATATGGCTGAGGCGAACGCACTGGCGCTCTGCCCGGCCGCCGGTGACAGCACTGCGGTAAGGTATGGCACAAATACACCCCAGGCCAGAATCGTGCCTGCTAATATTGCCATACCGCTGGCAATTCCAATCAAATAGCCCGCCCCCAGCAAAGCGGAAGAAAAACCAAGCGGCAGCTGCGAGGTGATTTTACCAAACGTAAACCAATAATGCAC
The Dendrosporobacter quercicolus genome window above contains:
- a CDS encoding OPT family oligopeptide transporter — encoded protein: MKQVDFKSHELSVPELTLRGMLLGMLITAIFTASNVYLGLKVGLTFSSSIPAAVISMAILKVYRDSNILENNMVQTQASAAGTLSAVIFIIPGLLMIGYWQGFVFWQTLMICACGGGLGVLFTIPLRRAMIVNSDLPYPEGLAAAEILKVGSGNPAGVQESGVKSIMSGGIVAAVITLCSGGLHLLSSAVHYWFTFGKITSQLPLGFSSALLGAGYLIGIASGMAILAGTILAWGVFVPYLTAVLSPAAGQSASAFASAIWAQKVRLIGAGTIGIAAIWTLLTLLKPIVDGMRLSIQAMSRAGTGKRLHRMDTDLSPQTTAIVFGIIVIGLVGTFYSFIAEANLSAASTGIFVVAGVAVSVFMGFFVAAACGYMAGLIGTSASPISGIGILGIIISSLVILGIGSAVGLFATEAGGKFAIALAIFTTSVIVSIAAISNDNLQDLKTGYIVGATPWKQQAALFLGCIVGAFAIAPVLNLLYEAYGFVGAMPRGGMDESQVLSAPQATLMTTLAQGIFSHNLDWNYIIFGAGVGVAIIAIDLLLKKNSAKYCLPPLAVGMGIYLPPTLEIPLVIGAVMSYLVGRYIRKRAKQRSPQQIEADVEVCNRHGVLFASGLIVGESLMGVILAIIIVFSVSSGGSDSPLAITGGDFGPAADWLGLGVFVALIALFVYRVVSVKFENNGG